Within the Dehalococcoidia bacterium genome, the region TCGGCATCGGTGGTCGGGCATTGAAGTCGGCCTGCTGCGCTACACTGCTCATGTCTTGCTCGTTCTTTGTGCGGCATGGTAGTTATGGTACGTTGTAACGTAACAGCGTCGCGATAGGATGTCAAGCAGTGGGGCGGCCCAAGGAACACGACGATTGCACGGCTCTCGCCCTCCTCGATGCTGCCGAGCGCCTTGTGGTTGCGAACGGGATCGAGGCGCTGTCGGTGCGGCGTGTGGCAGGCGCAGTCGGCACCACGACCCGCGCTGTCTACAGCGTGTTCGGCTCGAAGGATGGACTCGTGATCGCGCTTGGCGCCCGAGCCTTCGACCTGCTCCGAGCCGCGATCGATGGGTTACCGCAGACAGACGATCCGGCTGCTGATCTGGTGGAGGCGGGCGTGAGTGTCTTTCGTCGCTTCGTGCTCCAGCATCCGGCGCTGTTCCGGCTAGCGGTGCAGCGTGTGGAAGTCCAGGCGGATCTCGCGGAGGGGTTCCGCGGCGCAGCCGACCATGCGCTGGATGGCCTACGGAGCCGGTTGGCGCGGCTGGCTGCGGCAGGCAGACTCGGGGCACGTCCGCTGACCGACGCGCTGTACGAGTTTCACGCGCTTTGCGAGGGATTGGCCGCGCTCGAACTCCGCTGCGCCTTCCCAGAAGACGACGCTGAGCGGATCTGGCGCGACGCGCTGGCCGCGCTCCTGGCCGGTTGGGGCGCCGTATGAACGGTGCGCGCAGTTGCTGGCTCACGCGCCGGACCGCTGCCCAGAGGCTACCCTGCTTTCCACTAGCGCCGGCCCTCTCGCCGCACTACCCGGCCGTCGCCGGGTGGAGGGAAGCGGCAGTGCTCGCACCGCAGTGGACTTGCATAGTGGATGCCGCACGTTCGCGCTGCACGATCGCGTGTTCGTCTCAGAAAGGGCCATCTGAGACAGGGAGGTGAGGCCATCGTGTGCTGGCGGCCAAGCCGGTGTGGCCGCCAAGTCGCCACCCGTATCACAAACATCGTCTCAGCGGAACGCGTCCAGGGTTGAGTTCTGAGATCGTTGCCTCGTGTCGCCGGGGGATGCTGGTCGAGGATCGCGGCCTGATCCGCGAGCTGCTCGCCGGCCGCTTCTACCCGGTCGACCTGCGCAGCAACGCCATCCTGCGCTGACAGTGCAGCAAGACACACAGCCGCAGACCGCCGTTCAACGCGAGTCGCGGAGGCTCTCAGAAACCTCCGTTTGCGAGCACTTCTGGAGGTGTCTCAAAACGCCGTGCGTGGCGGCTGCGGCGATGGGTTATGAATCATCGGTTCGGCGGGAGTGGGCGGGAGTGGCCGATCCGGACCTGGCGGCGCCGGTCGTTCCGTGGGGTTGGCCGGGTCGCCGCTTGGTAGGAGCAGCAGCGGGCGACCTTCGTAGAGTACCGTCTCGCCGCCGAAGACCAGCCGCCCGACCGTGCCGTGGTGGTCCTCAAACACGATCGCCTGCGCCTGCAGGTTGATGTGAATGCCGGTCAGGTGAATCTGCTCCGGGCCGGGTTCGTGCTCCATTGGAATGCATGCATATTATAGCATATATGCAATGCCGTTAGTAGCTCCTGTTCGTCTCTACGATCTAGTAGGGGCGGGACGAGCCGGTCCGTGAGGCTCGCTCGTCTATCCACTCGCCGCCCGTCCACAGCACCCCGATGCCCAGCTCGACCATGTCCCCCGCGTCCAGCGCCACCGGCGAGTCCGTTGCATCAGTCAGATCCGCCTCACGCTGGATGAATTCGGTTCGGCCCAGCGTTTATCGAGTGAGTGGGCCACGCGGGGATGCCCTATTGGACGGGAGAGGTGCCGCACCGGTGTCTGCACCAAGCCGCACCCCGTTCCGGACGCTCATCCTCGATGAGGATCCCGTCCACCGCGAGCGGCTGAGCGTGGCCTTGGACCGCGACGGCCGCTTCACGCTGGTCGGCGACGCCGGCCTG harbors:
- a CDS encoding TetR/AcrR family transcriptional regulator, which produces MGRPKEHDDCTALALLDAAERLVVANGIEALSVRRVAGAVGTTTRAVYSVFGSKDGLVIALGARAFDLLRAAIDGLPQTDDPAADLVEAGVSVFRRFVLQHPALFRLAVQRVEVQADLAEGFRGAADHALDGLRSRLARLAAAGRLGARPLTDALYEFHALCEGLAALELRCAFPEDDAERIWRDALAALLAGWGAV